One genomic window of Caldibacillus debilis DSM 16016 includes the following:
- the glyQ gene encoding glycine--tRNA ligase subunit alpha — protein sequence MNVQQMIFALQKFWSDQGCLIMQAYDVEKGAGTMSPYTFLRAIGPEPWRVAYVEPSRRPADGRYGENPNRLYQHHQFQVLIKPSPDQIQEMYLQSLTALGIDPLEHDIRFVEDNWENPSLGCAGLGWEVWLDGMEITQFTYFQQVGGLECRPVSVEITYGIERLASYIQDKENVFDLEWTEGFTYRDIFGQPEYEHSKYTFETSDEQMLLQLFNTYEKEAVRQMEKGLVHPAYDYVLKCSHVFNLLDAKGAISVTERTGYIARCRSLARKIAKTFYDEREKLGFPLLKGGKKDE from the coding sequence ATGAACGTTCAGCAGATGATTTTTGCGCTGCAAAAATTTTGGTCGGATCAGGGTTGCCTCATCATGCAGGCCTATGATGTGGAAAAGGGCGCGGGTACGATGAGCCCCTATACCTTTTTGCGGGCGATCGGGCCTGAGCCGTGGCGGGTCGCCTACGTGGAGCCGTCGAGGAGACCGGCGGACGGAAGGTATGGGGAAAACCCGAACCGGCTTTACCAGCATCATCAGTTCCAGGTGTTGATCAAACCGTCGCCCGATCAGATTCAGGAAATGTATTTGCAATCTTTGACGGCCCTCGGCATCGACCCGTTGGAACATGACATCCGTTTCGTGGAGGACAATTGGGAAAACCCGTCCCTGGGATGCGCCGGGCTGGGCTGGGAAGTCTGGCTCGACGGGATGGAAATCACCCAGTTCACCTATTTCCAGCAGGTGGGGGGCCTGGAGTGCAGACCCGTCTCGGTGGAGATTACATACGGGATCGAAAGGCTGGCCTCCTATATCCAGGATAAGGAGAACGTCTTCGACCTGGAATGGACGGAAGGATTCACTTACCGGGACATCTTCGGCCAGCCGGAATACGAACACTCGAAATACACCTTCGAAACATCCGACGAACAAATGCTTTTGCAGCTGTTCAACACCTACGAAAAAGAAGCCGTCCGGCAGATGGAGAAAGGACTGGTCCATCCCGCCTACGACTATGTATTAAAATGCTCCCACGTCTTTAATTTGTTGGACGCAAAAGGGGCGATTTCGGTGACGGAAAGGACCGGTTATATCGCCAGATGCCGCAGCCTGGCGCGGAAGATCGCCAAAACCTTTTACGACGAACGGGAAAAACTGGGATTCCCGTTGCTGAAAGGGGGGAAGAAGGATGAGTGA
- the glyS gene encoding glycine--tRNA ligase subunit beta, protein MSERPFLLEIGLEEMPARFIPGAAEQLSEKIAAFFAAEKIDYEGIRVFATPRRLAVFVEAVAEKQRDVTVEIKGPAKKAALDPEGNWTKAALGFTKSQGMTVDDIYFKTVNGAEYCFVKKVEEGKPVPEVLPKIAQVIESMAFPKNMRWNDLSLRFVRPIRWILAKYGNQTVPFSVAGVKSGPFTFGHRFLGKKIEVDDPKNYERLLRSQYVICDYEERKREILRQLERLEREREWAIPVDGELLDEVTHLVEYPQVFYGSFDESFLHLPEKVLITTMKEHQRYFPVRDREGRLLPHFVAVRNGDDRHLETVRRGNEKVLRARLQDAAFFYREDQKLSIEEALKRLSPVIYHDRIGSYAEKISRIVRLTEFLLGRLPFAEEERRLAVRAAQICKFDLVTQMVYEFPELEGYMGENYALLQKEDERVAKAINEHYQPRNAEDGLPESDIGAVLAVADKLETLASFFAIGSVPSGSQDPYGLRRLATGVIDILHEKGWDIPLADLLKEAIRLTSGFADRPEEEIFAGLADFFRARLKHKLQGRGFRYDIVDAVLSAPLTDVRTLARRAELFNEKKDEPGFKEDMESLIRVVRIAKKAESAAEVNPELFENETEGELYRRLLEAKDSLPGNGAEDYYRALVALKPYITAFFDRTMVMAEDERLRSNRLAMMRQLADLILNFADVEELVIK, encoded by the coding sequence ATGAGTGAACGGCCGTTTTTGTTGGAGATCGGCCTGGAGGAAATGCCGGCGAGATTCATCCCCGGGGCCGCCGAACAACTTTCGGAAAAGATCGCCGCGTTTTTTGCCGCGGAAAAAATCGATTACGAAGGCATCCGCGTTTTCGCCACGCCGAGAAGGCTCGCTGTATTCGTCGAAGCGGTGGCGGAAAAACAAAGGGACGTGACGGTGGAGATCAAAGGGCCGGCAAAGAAAGCGGCGCTGGATCCGGAAGGGAATTGGACGAAGGCGGCCCTCGGCTTTACCAAAAGCCAGGGGATGACGGTGGACGATATTTATTTCAAAACGGTCAACGGGGCGGAATATTGCTTCGTCAAAAAAGTGGAGGAAGGAAAGCCGGTTCCGGAAGTTTTGCCGAAGATCGCCCAGGTCATCGAATCGATGGCCTTTCCGAAAAATATGCGCTGGAACGACCTGTCCCTCCGCTTCGTCCGCCCGATCCGCTGGATCCTGGCCAAATACGGGAACCAGACCGTCCCCTTTTCTGTCGCAGGCGTAAAAAGCGGTCCCTTCACCTTCGGCCACCGCTTTCTCGGCAAAAAGATCGAAGTGGACGACCCGAAAAACTATGAACGATTATTGCGATCCCAGTATGTGATTTGCGATTATGAGGAAAGGAAAAGGGAAATCCTCCGCCAGCTCGAACGGCTGGAGCGGGAGCGGGAATGGGCCATCCCCGTCGACGGGGAATTGCTGGATGAAGTCACCCATTTGGTCGAGTATCCGCAGGTTTTTTACGGTTCCTTTGATGAAAGCTTTTTGCATCTGCCGGAGAAGGTTTTAATCACGACGATGAAGGAGCATCAGCGCTATTTTCCCGTCAGGGACCGGGAAGGCCGCCTGCTTCCTCATTTCGTCGCGGTAAGAAACGGGGATGACCGCCACCTCGAAACGGTGCGCCGCGGCAATGAAAAGGTGCTCCGCGCCCGCCTGCAGGATGCGGCCTTCTTCTACCGGGAAGACCAAAAATTGTCCATCGAAGAGGCGTTGAAGCGGCTGTCCCCGGTCATCTATCACGACCGGATCGGCAGTTATGCCGAAAAGATTTCCCGCATCGTCCGTCTGACCGAATTCCTCCTCGGCCGGCTGCCCTTCGCCGAGGAAGAAAGAAGGCTGGCGGTCCGGGCCGCCCAAATTTGCAAATTCGATCTGGTCACGCAAATGGTTTACGAATTTCCGGAACTCGAAGGATACATGGGGGAAAATTACGCCCTGCTGCAAAAGGAGGATGAGCGGGTCGCCAAGGCGATCAACGAGCACTATCAGCCGAGAAACGCGGAGGACGGCCTGCCGGAAAGCGATATCGGCGCCGTGCTGGCGGTTGCCGACAAGCTGGAAACCCTCGCCTCCTTCTTCGCCATCGGGTCCGTTCCGTCGGGCTCCCAGGACCCGTACGGTTTGAGGCGGCTGGCGACCGGCGTCATCGACATCTTGCATGAAAAGGGATGGGATATCCCCCTTGCCGATCTGTTGAAGGAGGCCATCCGCCTCACTTCCGGATTCGCCGACCGGCCGGAGGAAGAGATTTTCGCCGGATTGGCGGACTTTTTCCGGGCCCGGTTGAAGCACAAACTGCAAGGAAGGGGATTCCGCTACGACATCGTCGATGCGGTCCTGTCGGCGCCTTTAACGGATGTGAGGACGCTCGCAAGAAGGGCGGAACTGTTTAACGAAAAGAAGGATGAACCCGGGTTCAAGGAAGACATGGAATCCCTCATCCGCGTCGTCCGCATCGCGAAAAAGGCCGAATCGGCGGCGGAAGTGAATCCGGAACTGTTTGAAAACGAAACGGAAGGCGAGCTTTACCGGCGGCTCCTGGAGGCCAAAGATTCCCTTCCGGGAAACGGGGCGGAG